The Deinococcus humi genome has a segment encoding these proteins:
- a CDS encoding protein jag, whose protein sequence is MDNRTNLDDYLAELGISEADESVTPPPAPDSSGSAPPLEAAATDPSAVLDRFLRGLVARIDPELNVTVREVDDALEAEISGENAARLAGRDGRTLGAIEILAYTVLSKLEGRGDTRVRVDIGGFRKRQADTLTKLAERLAIGVAKSGEPHELQPMPAAERRVIHIALKEHPDVMSESVGEGASRRLVIKPRHS, encoded by the coding sequence ATGGACAACCGCACGAATCTCGACGATTACCTCGCGGAGCTGGGCATCAGCGAGGCGGACGAGAGCGTCACACCGCCGCCCGCGCCCGACTCTTCCGGCTCTGCCCCCCCGCTGGAGGCCGCCGCCACAGACCCCAGCGCGGTACTGGACCGTTTTCTGCGCGGTCTTGTCGCACGCATCGATCCCGAGCTGAATGTGACGGTCCGCGAAGTCGACGACGCCCTTGAAGCCGAGATCAGTGGCGAGAACGCGGCCCGTCTGGCCGGGCGCGACGGACGCACCCTGGGAGCCATCGAGATCCTGGCGTACACGGTCCTGTCCAAGCTGGAGGGCCGGGGTGACACGCGCGTACGCGTGGACATTGGCGGTTTCCGCAAACGGCAGGCCGACACCCTGACCAAACTGGCCGAGCGCCTCGCCATCGGGGTCGCCAAGAGCGGTGAACCCCACGAGTTGCAGCCCATGCCCGCGGCCGAGCGCCGCGTGATCCACATTGCCCTCAAGGAGCATCCTGACGTGATGAGCGAATCCGTGGGCGAGGGCGCATCCCGGCG